One genomic segment of Clavelina lepadiformis chromosome 3, kaClaLepa1.1, whole genome shotgun sequence includes these proteins:
- the LOC143448814 gene encoding protein MON2 homolog isoform X1 — translation MQHLARRPLPTQTSSDWLHWTCCEKILMLSSSYQHLFRDGQQKMTVTREKRLIEDLQSDLRALSNETKRRCPPVKEAAESAIMKIRTILPPGHRFDSQKIITLLRQSCSDIMQPFVMGCDTHSLQIVQLCLTAIQRMANHEVIDNVMAVNVVNVLWQVFEQGVEELQLRLLQTVIVLVTSKSSELKGQSLSKAIVLCFRLHFTKNEVTNNTAEATVRQVISMIFERVVEEDTAKKVEDWGGEDYLPKSGNNKFAIPSNLTPVVEDAYNLFQDLCQLVNADSPHWLIGITEMTRTFGLELLESVLLEYESIFRKHPEFKFLLKDRVCALVIRLFSPNIKHRQGAPPPPSGVALTPTKEKPYFPISMRLLRVVSILLKKYYNALVTESEIFLSLLIKFLDTDKPSWQRALAVEVICQLCAQPRLLKSFCIAYDMQAHSTKIFHNLISSLGMFIQNLFVQVQANSSTMLNTVLESATSTTMGLSSSLHPQQSFEYHGITIPLITLPLDSSNCIKYMYLELLDKTEPPPIPEGYILTMAYTSMLDLIRGLTAIIDTDLAEERERDGPNDVAVLMEMINSSWCGILSVLSLLLDASTEESCTENVLKCTESFAGICGQLKLNSARDAFIIVLCKASLPSHYMIPVLASSMPRLPQKICNSQNVDQNMADQHVVAVGQSLQSSGNSVSLTAKNVQCMRTILNLAHCYGSHINTAWQLILTTLQHLVWILGLKPAVGGQFKPSARSGGDGGSSAGNTVLTTAVLGDLPVLSTMLTRLFEASQTLDDVSLHHLINALCSLSVEAMDTAYNSTVKEPSLFAVAKLMETGLANMGRIEILWRPVTGHLLEVCQHSNTILREWGAEGVTALVKAALKHYHGDSLSNNPRLLHMFLMPLKEICAVNHLDVRQKQLDGILQILRSCGESLSSGWPEILAIVGSATDHTTDALVRLGFRSVQLVISDYMLSLPVSSLSQCIDVVAQFAQQSQDFNISLTAIGLLWSMSDYMHQHQDKIKPELIKLKEENFLDESGTFPVTDILWMNLFRKMGNLCVDSRPAIRKSAGQTLFSTISAHWATMSKATWHDLIWEVFFTLMDDVQRACSIAPRDRSEQAGSNILMHHSRDTEEKQWQETSVLTLAGIARVFKTKRAILLEMDDFTKAWEKVLDYIQTGATTMSTEVSRAALCSFEEILNPTDCGNPTKDDPVIWEKAWNAWCNIGVKVTLPPPPGQNAPDEMLSQAYLTSLVLLFPMIHKHFHGTFSSTDFKRLAQVLHGSVCVPVRSDSTAFIMPTSNEVLTPLQEAVVNAVDIVQKSVSSYSDSTMYPAVFEFLLSIVHFASNPPSYGDIKNHIGPPDKNKWVCINYTKFAEYCIQVVVELFQITASHKAVIQHGILTSIVKTLRVPIKKKYGTRTATTWQLAVNALMKILQSGLPVVRQHSQMSLFNSLWDELASCMEDFLFPVAPAPAILSVEDHRKHESYDILLIELIRTEILPYRASFPKAFLSRIVAMMNKGSIPLSTSEIDIQVGKERGRDELSKQCFSTLFQFSMLPAVNGNADDGKLTEINEITVTSLVQRCRSALTRYISADRLKTQFPFPENQLSEVMFALKALDALLQTFKKIHKTIDDSLWRHVIDIYPVLVECIPTSSPEVRKSVAQIMSHFQAFISVKPLQS, via the coding sequence attGGTTGCATTGGACATGTTGTGAAAAGATTTTGATGCTCTCAAGTTCTTACCAACACTTGTTTCGTGACggacaacaaaaaatgactgTGACTAGAGAAAAGCGTCTGATTGAGGATTTGCAGTCAGATTTGCGAGCACTTTCCAATGAGACAAAGAGGAGATGTCCTCCTGTTAAAGAAGCTGCAGAGTCAGCAATCATGAAAATTCGAACAATTCTTCCACCTGGACATCGATTTGATTCTCAAAAAATTATTACCCTTCTTCGCCAATCTTGCAGTGACATCATGCAACCATTTGTTATGGGATGTGACACACACAGCCTTCAGATTGTGCAACTATGTCTTACCGCAATTCAACGTATGGCAAACCATGAAGTAATTGATAATGTGATGGCTGTAAATGTGGTGAACGTGCTGTGGCAAGTTTTTGAACAAGGAGTAGAAGAACTCCAACTTCGTCTTCTTCAGACAGTAATTGTGCTTGTTACATCTAAGTCAAGTGAACTAAAAGGACAGTCATTGTCAAAAGCAATTGTGCTTTGTTTTCGGTTACATTTCACCAAAAATGAAGTCACGAACAACACAGCAGAAGCAACTGTTCGGCAAGTGATTTCCATGATATTTGAACGTGTTGTTGAAGAGGACACAGCTAAAAAGGTGGAAGATTGGGGTGGTGAGGATTACCTTCCAAAGTCGGGCAACAACAAGTTTGCTATTCCATCAAATCTGACTCCAGTTGTAGAAGATGCTTACAACTTATTTCAAGATCTGTGCCAGCTTGTAAATGCAGATAGTCCACATTGGTTAATTGGGATAACTGAAATGACACGCACTTTTGGTCTAGAGTTACTTGAAAGTGTACTCCTAGAATATGAAAGCATATTCAGAAAACATCCAGAATTCAAATTTCTTCTAAAGGACAGAGTATGCGCTTTGGTAATCAGGCTTTTCTCTCCGAACATTAAGCATAGACAAGGTGCTCCTCCACCCCCATCTGGTGTAGCCCTCACACCCACAAAAGAGAAACCTTATTTTCCCATATCCATGCGTCTGTTGAGGGTTGTGTCGATCTTGCTTAAAAAGTATTACAATGCTCTAGTGACTGAAAGTGagatatttttgtcattgttaataaaatttcttgataCTGACAAACCGTCGTGGCAAAGAGCCTTAGCTGTGGAAGTCATCTGTCAGCTATGTGCCCAACCAAGACTTTTGAAATCATTCTGTATTGCATATGACATGCAGGCACATAGCACAAAGATCTTCCACAACCTAATCTCTTCCCTCGGGATGTTTAtccaaaatttatttgtgcAAGTGCAGGCAAATTCAAGCACAATGTTGAACACTGTGCTAGAAAGTGCAACTTCAACTACGATGGGCCTGAGCAGTTCACTACATCCACAACAAAGTTTTGAATACCACGGAATCACTATTCCCTTGATAACTTTACCTCTTGACAGTTCAAACTGCATTAAGTACATGTACCTTGAGCTTTTAGATAAAACTGAACCCCCTCCTATCCCTGAAGGCTATATTTTGACAATGGCTTATACTTCGATGTTGGACTTAATCCGAGGACTAACTGCTATTATTGATACTGATTTGGCAGAAGAACGTGAAAGGGATGGACCAAATGATGTTGCTGTTTTAATGGAAATGATAAACTCCTCATGGTGTGGAATCTTATCTGTCCTTTCACTTTTGCTAGATGCCAGTACAGAAGAGTCGTGCactgaaaacgttttaaaatgtaCAGAATCATTTGCAGGCATCTGTGGACAATTAAAACTCAATTCGGCCAGGGACGCATTTATTATAGTCCTTTGCAAAGCCTCTCTGCCATCACACTATATGATTCCAGTGCTTGCATCTTCCATGCCTCGTCTTCCTCAAAAAATATGCAACTCGCAGAATGTTGACCAGAATATGGCAGATCAACATGTCGTAGCTGTTGGGCAGTCTCTGCAATCCAGTGGTAACTCTGTATCACTAACAGCTAAAAATGTGCAATGCATGAGGACAATTTTGAATTTAGCTCACTGTTATGGATCTCATATCAACACGGCATGGCAACTCATATTAACCACACTGCAACATCTTGTGTGGATATTGGGACTCAAGCCGGCTGTTGGTGGACAATTTAAGCCAAGTGCAAGGTCTGGTGGAGATGGTGGTTCTTCGGCTGGTAATACAGTTTTAACAACTGCTGTGCTAGGCGATCTCCCTGTCTTATCGACAATGTTAACAAGACTGTTTGAAGCGTCCCAAACGTTAGATGATGTTTCACTCCATCACCTGATCAATGCCCTGTGCTCTTTGTCAGTTGAAGCAATGGACACGGCGTACAACAGTACTGTGAAAGAGCCAAGCTTATTTGCAGTTGCAAAACTAATGGAAACTGGTCTCGCCAACATGGGAAGAATAGAAATACTCTGGAGACCGGTTACTGGTCATCTGCTTGAAGTTTGCCAACATTCGAACACAATATTACGGGAATGGGGTGCTGAAGGAGTTACAGCTCTTGTGAAAGCTGCTCTAAAGCATTACCACGGTGATAGCCTGAGCAATAACCCACGACTGCTTCATATGTTCCTTATGcctttaaaagaaatttgtgCTGTTAATCACCTGGATGTTCGGCAAAAACAACTTGATGGCATTCTGCAAATACTACGTAGCTGTGGTGAATCGCTAAGTAGTGGGTGGCCGGAAATTTTGGCGATAGTAGGATCAGCTACAGACCATACAACAGATGCACTAGTTCGCCTTGGGTTTCGGAGTGTGCAGCTGGTCATAAGTGACTATATGTTATCACTACCGGTGTCTTCCTTGTCACAGTGCATTGATGTGGTAGCTCAATTTGCACAGCAGTCTCAGGATTTTAATATCAGTTTGACTGCTATCGGTTTACTTTGGAGCATGTCTGATTATATGCACCAACACCAGGATAAGATAAAACCAGAATTGATCAAACTTAAAGAAGAAAACTTTCTTGATGAAAGTGGCACATTTCCTGTCACAGACATTCTTTGGATGAATTTGTTTCGTAAAATGGGAAACTTATGTGTTGATAGCAGACCAGCGATAAGGAAAAGTGCAGGGCAGACACTATTTTCAACAATATCAGCGCATTGGGCTACGATGTCCAAAGCAACATGGCATGATCTTATTTGGGAAGTTTTTTTCACACTTATGGATGATGTCCAGAGAGCATGCAGCATAGCTCCGAGAGACCGTAGTGAACAAGCTGGGTCCAATATTTTGATGCACCATTCGAGAGATACTGAAGAAAAGCAATGGCAGGAAACCAGTGTCTTAACACTTGCAGGAATTGCACGTGTGTTTAAGACCAAGCGGGCAATTTTGTTGGAAATGGACGATTTCACAAAAGCTTGGGAAAAAGTGCTAGATTACATACAGACTGGGGCAACAACTATGAGTACAGAAGTTTCACGTGCTGCCCTTTGCAGTTTTGAGGAGATTTTAAACCCAACCGATTGTGGCAACCCCACGAAAGATGATCCAGTAATATGGGAAAAGGCCTGGAATGCATGGTGCAATATTGGTGTAAAAGTGACCCTGCCTCCTCCACCTGGACAAAATGCCCCAGACGAAATGCTTTCCCAGGCATACTTAACATCATTGGTACTTTTGTTTCCTATGATACATAAGCACTTTCATGGCACATTTTCTTCAACAGATTTCAAGAGGTTGGCCCAAGTTTTGCATGGTTCAGTTTGTGTTCCAGTGAGGTCAGATTCAACTGCATTTATTATGCCAACTTCCAATGAGGTGTTAACTCCATTGCAAGAAGCTGTTGTTAACGCAGTGGACATTGTTCAAAAGTCTGTCTCCTCCTACTCTGATTCTACCATGTATCCTGCGgtgtttgaatttttgctCTCTATTGTTCATTTTGCATCTAATCCACCTAGTTATGGGGACATCAAGAACCATATTGGACCACCAGATAAAAACAAATGGGTTTGTATTAACTACACCAAGTTTGCCGAGTATTGTATACAAGTGGTGGTggaattatttcaaattactGCTAGTCACAAAGCAGTGATTCAACACGGAATTCTGACTTCCATCGTGAAGACTTTGCGAGTACCCATCAAGAAAAAATATGGCACTCGCACTGCAACTACTTGGCAGCTAGCCGTCAATGCACTCATGAAGATTCTTCAGTCTGGTTTACCTGTTGTCCGACAGCATTCTCAGATGTCACTTTTCAACAGCTTGTGGGATGAGCTCGCAAGCTGTATGGAAGATTTTTTGTTCCCGGTAGCACCAGCACCCGCCATATTGTCTGTAGAAGACCACAGAAAACATGAGTCATATGATATCTTGCTTATTGAACTAATTCGAACAGAGATTCTCCCTTATAGGGCATCATTTCCCAAGGCATTTTTGAGTCGCATAGTTGCAATGATGAACAAAGGTTCAATTCCATTGTCCACAAGTGAAATAGACATTCAAGTTGGTAAGGAACGTGGTCGTGATGAACTGAGCAAACAGTGTTTCAGtactttgtttcaattttcaatGCTGCCGGCAGTAAATGGAAATGCAGATGACGGCAAACTAACTGAGATAAATGAAATTACTGTTACAAGCCTTGTACAAAGATGTAGAAGTGCACTTACAAGATATATTAGTGCTGATAGATTGAAAACACA
- the LOC143448814 gene encoding protein MON2 homolog isoform X2: MLSSSYQHLFRDGQQKMTVTREKRLIEDLQSDLRALSNETKRRCPPVKEAAESAIMKIRTILPPGHRFDSQKIITLLRQSCSDIMQPFVMGCDTHSLQIVQLCLTAIQRMANHEVIDNVMAVNVVNVLWQVFEQGVEELQLRLLQTVIVLVTSKSSELKGQSLSKAIVLCFRLHFTKNEVTNNTAEATVRQVISMIFERVVEEDTAKKVEDWGGEDYLPKSGNNKFAIPSNLTPVVEDAYNLFQDLCQLVNADSPHWLIGITEMTRTFGLELLESVLLEYESIFRKHPEFKFLLKDRVCALVIRLFSPNIKHRQGAPPPPSGVALTPTKEKPYFPISMRLLRVVSILLKKYYNALVTESEIFLSLLIKFLDTDKPSWQRALAVEVICQLCAQPRLLKSFCIAYDMQAHSTKIFHNLISSLGMFIQNLFVQVQANSSTMLNTVLESATSTTMGLSSSLHPQQSFEYHGITIPLITLPLDSSNCIKYMYLELLDKTEPPPIPEGYILTMAYTSMLDLIRGLTAIIDTDLAEERERDGPNDVAVLMEMINSSWCGILSVLSLLLDASTEESCTENVLKCTESFAGICGQLKLNSARDAFIIVLCKASLPSHYMIPVLASSMPRLPQKICNSQNVDQNMADQHVVAVGQSLQSSGNSVSLTAKNVQCMRTILNLAHCYGSHINTAWQLILTTLQHLVWILGLKPAVGGQFKPSARSGGDGGSSAGNTVLTTAVLGDLPVLSTMLTRLFEASQTLDDVSLHHLINALCSLSVEAMDTAYNSTVKEPSLFAVAKLMETGLANMGRIEILWRPVTGHLLEVCQHSNTILREWGAEGVTALVKAALKHYHGDSLSNNPRLLHMFLMPLKEICAVNHLDVRQKQLDGILQILRSCGESLSSGWPEILAIVGSATDHTTDALVRLGFRSVQLVISDYMLSLPVSSLSQCIDVVAQFAQQSQDFNISLTAIGLLWSMSDYMHQHQDKIKPELIKLKEENFLDESGTFPVTDILWMNLFRKMGNLCVDSRPAIRKSAGQTLFSTISAHWATMSKATWHDLIWEVFFTLMDDVQRACSIAPRDRSEQAGSNILMHHSRDTEEKQWQETSVLTLAGIARVFKTKRAILLEMDDFTKAWEKVLDYIQTGATTMSTEVSRAALCSFEEILNPTDCGNPTKDDPVIWEKAWNAWCNIGVKVTLPPPPGQNAPDEMLSQAYLTSLVLLFPMIHKHFHGTFSSTDFKRLAQVLHGSVCVPVRSDSTAFIMPTSNEVLTPLQEAVVNAVDIVQKSVSSYSDSTMYPAVFEFLLSIVHFASNPPSYGDIKNHIGPPDKNKWVCINYTKFAEYCIQVVVELFQITASHKAVIQHGILTSIVKTLRVPIKKKYGTRTATTWQLAVNALMKILQSGLPVVRQHSQMSLFNSLWDELASCMEDFLFPVAPAPAILSVEDHRKHESYDILLIELIRTEILPYRASFPKAFLSRIVAMMNKGSIPLSTSEIDIQVGKERGRDELSKQCFSTLFQFSMLPAVNGNADDGKLTEINEITVTSLVQRCRSALTRYISADRLKTQFPFPENQLSEVMFALKALDALLQTFKKIHKTIDDSLWRHVIDIYPVLVECIPTSSPEVRKSVAQIMSHFQAFISVKPLQS; encoded by the coding sequence ATGCTCTCAAGTTCTTACCAACACTTGTTTCGTGACggacaacaaaaaatgactgTGACTAGAGAAAAGCGTCTGATTGAGGATTTGCAGTCAGATTTGCGAGCACTTTCCAATGAGACAAAGAGGAGATGTCCTCCTGTTAAAGAAGCTGCAGAGTCAGCAATCATGAAAATTCGAACAATTCTTCCACCTGGACATCGATTTGATTCTCAAAAAATTATTACCCTTCTTCGCCAATCTTGCAGTGACATCATGCAACCATTTGTTATGGGATGTGACACACACAGCCTTCAGATTGTGCAACTATGTCTTACCGCAATTCAACGTATGGCAAACCATGAAGTAATTGATAATGTGATGGCTGTAAATGTGGTGAACGTGCTGTGGCAAGTTTTTGAACAAGGAGTAGAAGAACTCCAACTTCGTCTTCTTCAGACAGTAATTGTGCTTGTTACATCTAAGTCAAGTGAACTAAAAGGACAGTCATTGTCAAAAGCAATTGTGCTTTGTTTTCGGTTACATTTCACCAAAAATGAAGTCACGAACAACACAGCAGAAGCAACTGTTCGGCAAGTGATTTCCATGATATTTGAACGTGTTGTTGAAGAGGACACAGCTAAAAAGGTGGAAGATTGGGGTGGTGAGGATTACCTTCCAAAGTCGGGCAACAACAAGTTTGCTATTCCATCAAATCTGACTCCAGTTGTAGAAGATGCTTACAACTTATTTCAAGATCTGTGCCAGCTTGTAAATGCAGATAGTCCACATTGGTTAATTGGGATAACTGAAATGACACGCACTTTTGGTCTAGAGTTACTTGAAAGTGTACTCCTAGAATATGAAAGCATATTCAGAAAACATCCAGAATTCAAATTTCTTCTAAAGGACAGAGTATGCGCTTTGGTAATCAGGCTTTTCTCTCCGAACATTAAGCATAGACAAGGTGCTCCTCCACCCCCATCTGGTGTAGCCCTCACACCCACAAAAGAGAAACCTTATTTTCCCATATCCATGCGTCTGTTGAGGGTTGTGTCGATCTTGCTTAAAAAGTATTACAATGCTCTAGTGACTGAAAGTGagatatttttgtcattgttaataaaatttcttgataCTGACAAACCGTCGTGGCAAAGAGCCTTAGCTGTGGAAGTCATCTGTCAGCTATGTGCCCAACCAAGACTTTTGAAATCATTCTGTATTGCATATGACATGCAGGCACATAGCACAAAGATCTTCCACAACCTAATCTCTTCCCTCGGGATGTTTAtccaaaatttatttgtgcAAGTGCAGGCAAATTCAAGCACAATGTTGAACACTGTGCTAGAAAGTGCAACTTCAACTACGATGGGCCTGAGCAGTTCACTACATCCACAACAAAGTTTTGAATACCACGGAATCACTATTCCCTTGATAACTTTACCTCTTGACAGTTCAAACTGCATTAAGTACATGTACCTTGAGCTTTTAGATAAAACTGAACCCCCTCCTATCCCTGAAGGCTATATTTTGACAATGGCTTATACTTCGATGTTGGACTTAATCCGAGGACTAACTGCTATTATTGATACTGATTTGGCAGAAGAACGTGAAAGGGATGGACCAAATGATGTTGCTGTTTTAATGGAAATGATAAACTCCTCATGGTGTGGAATCTTATCTGTCCTTTCACTTTTGCTAGATGCCAGTACAGAAGAGTCGTGCactgaaaacgttttaaaatgtaCAGAATCATTTGCAGGCATCTGTGGACAATTAAAACTCAATTCGGCCAGGGACGCATTTATTATAGTCCTTTGCAAAGCCTCTCTGCCATCACACTATATGATTCCAGTGCTTGCATCTTCCATGCCTCGTCTTCCTCAAAAAATATGCAACTCGCAGAATGTTGACCAGAATATGGCAGATCAACATGTCGTAGCTGTTGGGCAGTCTCTGCAATCCAGTGGTAACTCTGTATCACTAACAGCTAAAAATGTGCAATGCATGAGGACAATTTTGAATTTAGCTCACTGTTATGGATCTCATATCAACACGGCATGGCAACTCATATTAACCACACTGCAACATCTTGTGTGGATATTGGGACTCAAGCCGGCTGTTGGTGGACAATTTAAGCCAAGTGCAAGGTCTGGTGGAGATGGTGGTTCTTCGGCTGGTAATACAGTTTTAACAACTGCTGTGCTAGGCGATCTCCCTGTCTTATCGACAATGTTAACAAGACTGTTTGAAGCGTCCCAAACGTTAGATGATGTTTCACTCCATCACCTGATCAATGCCCTGTGCTCTTTGTCAGTTGAAGCAATGGACACGGCGTACAACAGTACTGTGAAAGAGCCAAGCTTATTTGCAGTTGCAAAACTAATGGAAACTGGTCTCGCCAACATGGGAAGAATAGAAATACTCTGGAGACCGGTTACTGGTCATCTGCTTGAAGTTTGCCAACATTCGAACACAATATTACGGGAATGGGGTGCTGAAGGAGTTACAGCTCTTGTGAAAGCTGCTCTAAAGCATTACCACGGTGATAGCCTGAGCAATAACCCACGACTGCTTCATATGTTCCTTATGcctttaaaagaaatttgtgCTGTTAATCACCTGGATGTTCGGCAAAAACAACTTGATGGCATTCTGCAAATACTACGTAGCTGTGGTGAATCGCTAAGTAGTGGGTGGCCGGAAATTTTGGCGATAGTAGGATCAGCTACAGACCATACAACAGATGCACTAGTTCGCCTTGGGTTTCGGAGTGTGCAGCTGGTCATAAGTGACTATATGTTATCACTACCGGTGTCTTCCTTGTCACAGTGCATTGATGTGGTAGCTCAATTTGCACAGCAGTCTCAGGATTTTAATATCAGTTTGACTGCTATCGGTTTACTTTGGAGCATGTCTGATTATATGCACCAACACCAGGATAAGATAAAACCAGAATTGATCAAACTTAAAGAAGAAAACTTTCTTGATGAAAGTGGCACATTTCCTGTCACAGACATTCTTTGGATGAATTTGTTTCGTAAAATGGGAAACTTATGTGTTGATAGCAGACCAGCGATAAGGAAAAGTGCAGGGCAGACACTATTTTCAACAATATCAGCGCATTGGGCTACGATGTCCAAAGCAACATGGCATGATCTTATTTGGGAAGTTTTTTTCACACTTATGGATGATGTCCAGAGAGCATGCAGCATAGCTCCGAGAGACCGTAGTGAACAAGCTGGGTCCAATATTTTGATGCACCATTCGAGAGATACTGAAGAAAAGCAATGGCAGGAAACCAGTGTCTTAACACTTGCAGGAATTGCACGTGTGTTTAAGACCAAGCGGGCAATTTTGTTGGAAATGGACGATTTCACAAAAGCTTGGGAAAAAGTGCTAGATTACATACAGACTGGGGCAACAACTATGAGTACAGAAGTTTCACGTGCTGCCCTTTGCAGTTTTGAGGAGATTTTAAACCCAACCGATTGTGGCAACCCCACGAAAGATGATCCAGTAATATGGGAAAAGGCCTGGAATGCATGGTGCAATATTGGTGTAAAAGTGACCCTGCCTCCTCCACCTGGACAAAATGCCCCAGACGAAATGCTTTCCCAGGCATACTTAACATCATTGGTACTTTTGTTTCCTATGATACATAAGCACTTTCATGGCACATTTTCTTCAACAGATTTCAAGAGGTTGGCCCAAGTTTTGCATGGTTCAGTTTGTGTTCCAGTGAGGTCAGATTCAACTGCATTTATTATGCCAACTTCCAATGAGGTGTTAACTCCATTGCAAGAAGCTGTTGTTAACGCAGTGGACATTGTTCAAAAGTCTGTCTCCTCCTACTCTGATTCTACCATGTATCCTGCGgtgtttgaatttttgctCTCTATTGTTCATTTTGCATCTAATCCACCTAGTTATGGGGACATCAAGAACCATATTGGACCACCAGATAAAAACAAATGGGTTTGTATTAACTACACCAAGTTTGCCGAGTATTGTATACAAGTGGTGGTggaattatttcaaattactGCTAGTCACAAAGCAGTGATTCAACACGGAATTCTGACTTCCATCGTGAAGACTTTGCGAGTACCCATCAAGAAAAAATATGGCACTCGCACTGCAACTACTTGGCAGCTAGCCGTCAATGCACTCATGAAGATTCTTCAGTCTGGTTTACCTGTTGTCCGACAGCATTCTCAGATGTCACTTTTCAACAGCTTGTGGGATGAGCTCGCAAGCTGTATGGAAGATTTTTTGTTCCCGGTAGCACCAGCACCCGCCATATTGTCTGTAGAAGACCACAGAAAACATGAGTCATATGATATCTTGCTTATTGAACTAATTCGAACAGAGATTCTCCCTTATAGGGCATCATTTCCCAAGGCATTTTTGAGTCGCATAGTTGCAATGATGAACAAAGGTTCAATTCCATTGTCCACAAGTGAAATAGACATTCAAGTTGGTAAGGAACGTGGTCGTGATGAACTGAGCAAACAGTGTTTCAGtactttgtttcaattttcaatGCTGCCGGCAGTAAATGGAAATGCAGATGACGGCAAACTAACTGAGATAAATGAAATTACTGTTACAAGCCTTGTACAAAGATGTAGAAGTGCACTTACAAGATATATTAGTGCTGATAGATTGAAAACACA